The Arabidopsis thaliana chromosome 5, partial sequence genomic interval GAGAATCTGTTGATTTGGGTAGAAAAAAGTCTGGAGCTTTAGGAGTTGATCTAGAAAACTTTCAGTTTAGGCGATTAGACATTGATTTTGAATGGCTGGACTTAGtaatccttttgttttgttttgttttgttttgatgttgagatttttttgttcttatgtGAAGGCATTAGAACTTAAGACTGTGTCATTGTGTTCTTCAGGGGATTGCTTCAATTTCATTGCAATGATTATGAACTCATTGCAAGTTTCATTTGTCACAAAGGTGAATCGAATGGATTTTACATTGTTCCTATATATGTTTGCTGGTTGAAACTAGGTGGCAGTATCAAGAGGCTTGAACGGGATAGGGCTAGCCATTGTGACACCCGCGATTCAGTCCCTAGTCGCTGACTCAACTGATGACTATAACCGTGGGATGGCATTTGGGTGGTTAGGATTCACATCAAACATTGGTTCCATACTTGGCTATGTATGTTCCATCCTCTTTGCCTCAAAATCTTTCAATGGTGTCGCTGGATGGAGAATCGCTTTCCTTTTGGTAGCAGTCGTTAGCGTGATAGTAGGCATTTTGGTCCGTCTCTTCGCAACAGATCCTCACTACAGCGACAGAAAGATCACAAAACATGTCAAAGACAAACCTTTCTGGTCAGACATAAGAGATCTATTGAAAGAAGCTAAGATGGTGATAAAGATTCCGTCTTTCCAAATCTTTGTCGCTCAGGGAGTTTCGGGTTCTTTCCCTTGGTCAGCTTTGGCTTTTGCACCATTGTGGCTAGAACTCATTGGTTTCTCCCACAAAACAACCGCGGTTCTCGTGACTCTTTTCACCATTTCTTGCTCTCTTGGAGGTTTGTTTGGAGGATACATGGGAGATACTCTCGCCAAGAAGTTCCCAAATGGCGGTAGGATTTTCCTCTCTCAGGTAAGCTCTGGCTCGGCAATTCCTTTAGCTGCGATTTTGCTTATCGGATTACCTGATGATCCCTCCACGGCCTTTAGCCACGGTCTGGTTCTTGTCATCATGGGATTATGCATCTCATGGAACGGTGCAGCTACAAACGGGTAAGTTTAATACttatatatttcaatcatattcaaaatattttggctTTTCTTTACTTCCGGAAGCATCTACTTGAAATGGTTTTATACAGTCCAATATTTGCAGAGATAGTTCCTGAGAGAGCACGAACGAGCATCTACGCGTTAGACAGATCATTCGAGTCGATTCTAGCTTCTTTTGCTCCTCCTATAGTAGGGATGCTTGCTCAGAACATCTATGGATATAAACCAATCCCGGAAGGATCCACAAGCTCGGTCAAGATTGATACAGATAGAGCGAACGCAGCATCGCTCGCTAAAGCATTATACACATCGATTGGGATCCCGATGGTGATCTGTTGCACAATCTACTCGTTCCTATATTGCACATACCCGAGGGACCGAGACAGAGCAAAAATGCAAGCCTTGATCGAGTCAGAGATGCAACAACTcaatgaagaggaagatgagatcGAAGTGAAGTGTTTTGGAGCTGAAGAACACGATGAGGCTTATTTGCTTAAGCAGCATCAGAATGAGAGTTAAGAACAGAGtcaaatgatgatgatttgggTTGTTATTGACAATAGGGTTCCATACTTCAATTATAGGAAGATGGGGTCatagttataatttttgtaaaagaaaagtacTGAAGTGAAATATACCGGTAGATAACATTTACAAGAACAGAGTAAAAGGAAAATtactgatttttgtttttgtaaggaaaaatattaatgagtATTGAATGATTATTCGCTTTCTTAATTTGCAAATCccataataaaattaatgtgGAGTATTAATTTGGTAAAAACATTAGACTTAGTTAATACCGAACCGGACTTAAACCGGATTCCGACAGAACAAGAGGCAGGCGCGTCAGTATATTGGAGTTATTTCCAATTTTGGGTTCTGATAATTGAActttactcttctttctctcccaaACTTTTATACACAAGAGAAGATccaactctctctcttcttcatcgttgAAGTCACTTCCAATGTCGGactgaagaagagaaaccagAAGAATCGTGACCTAAATGCAACTGTACAGATTCTTCAGTTAGTTGCAAAGATCGAAGAAATAGCTGTTTTTGTAGGGTTACTTTGCCAATTTCCTAATTCTAggtatcttctttttcttcttagcCTTTTTTCTCTCAGAGTCAAAATTCAgcaagcaaaagaaagataaaaactttctctttttgttgtttgttgtaaCGTATACAAGACTggatttttattctttttattttatgggtTTCTCGAAAGATTCGTGCTTTCATTGTAAAGTGTCTAGAATCCTATTTCTCTCTACTGGGTTTGggttcttatactcaattagctgatttgaagtgtttttgGTACTTTAGATCTTACTGTTAGACACATCAAGAATCTCCACTGTTTGATATATGTTGTCCTTCATGTCCCCAGAGATCTAATTGATTCGAGCAATGTTGTCTTTTAGTTGCGGAATTTATTTGTTGTGTTCGATTGTGAAAATTTACAAGTTCATTTTGTCTATATTTCAGCTGTCTCTTTGTTTCCCTCTaggatttttcaaaaattaggACCACTCAGTTTCTTTTGTAAGATCCAATTTCGCCTTTCGTTTTCAGGATTTTGACTTGGCAAGTAgtaacatattataaatttattcattttcaaCTAAAGTGAtatgtttttggtgtttggtGTTATAGACTAATTGAGTGATAGCAACATCAAGGAAGCAGAAgcaagttttggtttttgtttgtcaatggATAAAGCTTCCTCACAAGAGTGTCCTTATCCAGGATGTTTCTTCTGTGTAATGAAAGAAGGAAACCCGAGTAAACGAAGATCCTGCATTCTCAAATTCTTTAGAGATCTTCCTTCTCAAGACGATGATGGTCAAGTTCTTCCCATTAGTGGTCTCTGGAACACAGCAATGGCTCATCCTAATGATCCTGAGTTCATTGAGCTTGGAATCTTTGAGTGTATGTCTGCTTTGATATGGAAAGGACTTAAAAACCGGCGTTGGCTATCTCATGACCAGAACATATACATTCCTTACTACGCGGCTCACATTATCGGGTCTTACACTATGAACATGGAAGAGTTTGCTGAGAGAGCTGTAGAAGCTGGTGTGATTCCTCCACTTGTTGAGCTTTTAAGAGGTAGGCTTACTTGGGTTGAAC includes:
- a CDS encoding Major facilitator superfamily protein (Major facilitator superfamily protein; FUNCTIONS IN: carbohydrate transmembrane transporter activity, sugar:hydrogen symporter activity; INVOLVED IN: transmembrane transport; LOCATED IN: membrane; EXPRESSED IN: 21 plant structures; EXPRESSED DURING: 13 growth stages; CONTAINS InterPro DOMAIN/s: Major facilitator superfamily (InterPro:IPR020846), Major facilitator superfamily MFS-1 (InterPro:IPR011701), Major facilitator superfamily, general substrate transporter (InterPro:IPR016196); BEST Arabidopsis thaliana protein match is: Major facilitator superfamily protein (TAIR:AT1G78130.1); Has 1807 Blast hits to 1807 proteins in 277 species: Archae - 0; Bacteria - 0; Metazoa - 736; Fungi - 347; Plants - 385; Viruses - 0; Other Eukaryotes - 339 (source: NCBI BLink).) codes for the protein MKSETLTLVLVYLAGIMERADESLLPGVYKEVGDALHVDPTALGTLTLFRSIVQSSCYPLAAYLSSRHNRAHVIALGAFLWATATFLVAVSTTFFQVAVSRGLNGIGLAIVTPAIQSLVADSTDDYNRGMAFGWLGFTSNIGSILGYVCSILFASKSFNGVAGWRIAFLLVAVVSVIVGILVRLFATDPHYSDRKITKHVKDKPFWSDIRDLLKEAKMVIKIPSFQIFVAQGVSGSFPWSALAFAPLWLELIGFSHKTTAVLVTLFTISCSLGGLFGGYMGDTLAKKFPNGGRIFLSQVSSGSAIPLAAILLIGLPDDPSTAFSHGLVLVIMGLCISWNGAATNGPIFAEIVPERARTSIYALDRSFESILASFAPPIVGMLAQNIYGYKPIPEGSTSSVKIDTDRANAASLAKALYTSIGIPMVICCTIYSFLYCTYPRDRDRAKMQALIESEMQQLNEEEDEIEVKCFGAEEHDEAYLLKQHQNES
- a CDS encoding Major facilitator superfamily protein; this encodes MKSETLTLVLVYLAGIMERADESLLPGVYKEVGDALHVDPTALGTLTLFRSIVQSSCYPLAAYLSSRHNRAHVIALGAFLWATATFLVAVSTTFFQVAVSRGLNGIGLAIVTPAIQSLVADSTDDYNRGMAFGWLGFTSNIGSILGYVCSILFASKSFNGVAGWRIAFLLVAVVSVIVGILVRLFATDPHYSDRKITKHVKDKPFWSDIRDLLKEAKMVIKIPSFQIFVAQGVSGSFPWSALAFAPLWLELIGFSHKTTAVLVTLFTISCSLGGLFGGYMGDTLAKKFPNGGRIFLSQVSSGSAIPLAAILLIGLPDDPSTAFSHGLVLVIMGLCISWNGAATNGDSS
- a CDS encoding Major facilitator superfamily protein; translated protein: MAFGWLGFTSNIGSILGYVCSILFASKSFNGVAGWRIAFLLVAVVSVIVGILVRLFATDPHYSDRKITKHVKDKPFWSDIRDLLKEAKMVIKIPSFQIFVAQGVSGSFPWSALAFAPLWLELIGFSHKTTAVLVTLFTISCSLGGLFGGYMGDTLAKKFPNGGRIFLSQVSSGSAIPLAAILLIGLPDDPSTAFSHGLVLVIMGLCISWNGAATNGPIFAEIVPERARTSIYALDRSFESILASFAPPIVGMLAQNIYGYKPIPEGSTSSVKIDTDRANAASLAKALYTSIGIPMVICCTIYSFLYCTYPRDRDRAKMQALIESEMQQLNEEEDEIEVKCFGAEEHDEAYLLKQHQNES